In Uranotaenia lowii strain MFRU-FL chromosome 2, ASM2978415v1, whole genome shotgun sequence, one genomic interval encodes:
- the LOC129742574 gene encoding uncharacterized protein K02A2.6-like has protein sequence MNTSDSNHTPDPTVGSNGSLHGLPSGQQFHPAGMQQSFIRPTQFGQQPPTGLSLQFSGQQQQQQQSVQSSSHHLSASDALLSQLLQQQQAFATQMLNQQQEFMRQQQEMFLSAMSSLSVQVPSNPEVILDSLSNHIKEFRYDPDNNITFAAWYARYNDLFEQDASRLDNEAKVRLLLRKLGAAEHERYVNFILPKLPKDYPFDETVRKLGILFGAAESLISKRYRCLQTTKLPSEDYVTFSCRVNKNSVDFELSKLTEEQFKCLLFVCGLKSECDADVRTRLLAKIEDRDDVTLEQLSEDCQRLMCLKRDTAMIEGTTGPAVQFVKQSRQQFPKNSPNKVQNHSANKNIPPTPCWKCGAMHYTRVCPYKDHKCSDCGQSGHREGYCVTEKKSEKPYHKNQNKTFRAQSVKIKSVQQKRKFVHATINSAEVQLQLDTGSDISVVSKRVWEKIGKPSTTPALGKASTASGAPLQLLFKFACDVNVNGQQRCGTFYVVDKSLNVLGIDLIDAFGLWSVPISSFCDQITKPSTSLNQHEPALHHSTFPPTIERFGRTMCGHRHRTILVKIQDSLQIFHRCPVALYISHSSPPSSADMVGFQSATAQTAVQVPRRSSWTRRPPIRITSTSCIKGGDVRA, from the exons ATGAATACGAGTGATTCTAACCACACTCCCGATCCAACGGTTGGATCAAATGGGTCCCTCCACGGTCTCCCAAGTGGACAGCAGTTCCACCCGGCTGGCATGCAGCAAAGTTTTATTCGCCCCACACAGTTCGGTCAGCAGCCACCGACGGGACTTTCCCTACAGTTTTCCgggcaacagcaacagcagcagcagtcggTGCAATCATCATCACACCACCTCTCAGCATCCGATGCACTTCTCTCTCAGCTCCTCCAACAGCAACAAGCATTTGCCACACAAATGCTCAACCAGCAGCAGGAATTTATGCGACAGCAGCAGGAAATGTTCCTCAGTGCGATGTCATCACTCAGCGTACAGGTACCGTCCAATCCTGAAGTGATTCTTGATTCGCTGTCAAATCACATCAAGGAATTCAGGTACGATCCGGACAACAACATCACTTTTGCTGCTTGGTACGCGAGATACAACGATCTGTTCGAGCAAGATGCTTCCCGTCTCGACAACGAAGCAAAAGTCCGTTTGCTTCTGAGGAAGCTGGGTGCTGCTGAACACGAACGGTACGTGAATTTTATTCTCCCCAAACTGCCGAAAGATTACCCATTCGACGAAACCGTGCGAAAATTGGGAATCTTGTTTGGTGCGGCTGAATCACTAATCAGCAAACGATATCGGTGCCTGCAAACAACAAAATTACCCTCCGAAGATTATGTCACGTTTTCGTGCAGGGTAAACAAAAACAGTGTCGATTTCGAGCTAAGCAAATTGACCGAGGAGCAATTTAAGTGCTTGCTGTTTGTTTGCGGGTTGAAGTCGGAGTGCGATGCTGATGTACGTACCAGACTGCTAGCAAAAATCGAAGACCGGGACGACGTTACCCTGGAGCAGCTTTCAGAAGACTGCCAGCGGCTGATGTGCCTCAAACGGGATACAGCCATGATCGAGGGAACCACCGGACCAGCAGTGCAGTTCGTGAAGCAGAGTCGGCAGCAATTTCCTAAAAACTCTCCGAACAAAGTGCAGAATCATAGTGCGAACAAAAACATTCCCCCAACCCCTTGTTGGAAGTGCGGCGCAATGCACTACACTCGTGTGTGCCCCTACAAGGACCACAAGTGTAGTGATTGTGGCCAAAGTGGACACCGTGAAGGTTATTGTGTAACCGAAAAGAAAAGTGAGAAGCCCTATCacaagaaccaaaacaaaacttttcggGCACAATCTGTGAAAATTAAATCAGTGcaacaaaaacgaaaattcgTGCATGCAACAATCAACAGTGCTGAAGTGCAGCTCCAGTTGGACACTGGATCCGACATCAGTGTTGTGTCGAAGCGTGTGTGGGAGAAAATTGGGAAGCCTTCCACCACCCCCGCACTAGGAAAAGCATCCACTGCTTCTGGTGCCCCCCTTCAGCTGCTTTTCAAGTTCGCGTGTGACGTCAACGTCAATGGCCAGCAGCGCTGTGGCACATTCTACGTGGTCGACAAATCGCTCAACGTGCTTGGGATCGATTTGATCGACGCGTTTGGACTCTGGTCGGTGCCGATTTCATCTTTTTGTGACCAGATCACCAAACCGTCCACATCTTTAAATCAGCATGAACCAGCACTTCACCACAGCACCTTTCCACCCACAATCGAACGGTTTGGCCGAACGATGTGTGGACAC CGACACCGAACAATCTTGGTCAAGATCCAGGACAGTCTCCAGATTTTCCACCGATGTCCCGTTGCTCTTTACATCTCCCACTCCTCACCACCAAGCTCTGCTGACATGGTAGGGTTCCAGTCTGCCACCGCTCAAACAGCTGTCCAGGTGCCTCGTCGTTCTTCTTGGACCAGAAGACCGCCGATCCGGATAACCAGCACCAGCTGTATTAAGGGAGGAGATGTTAGGGCGTGA
- the LOC129742575 gene encoding uncharacterized protein LOC129742575 has product MANFYTQIDHEYGTEAKHSLKMFANLNRKMGNMTTRKDFLIRCRQTGMFPPHITDVFRCVFALFEDNSPYLNELDRQVNRFKRAILNLEIKHTFYKMKQIANSITDTRSNIKRFIPDYESDRFFAKQNAFQQIHQQKRAAQTDRKYRKITDRSIKSLEQKMPSHNLRAFHNSTMIEVPQPVQLLLSLGSKFALPPPITTPKTFYHLIADIEGIIETTEDEDVKIRNRSAAANKIINHIHTQKNRTRCSPSDKFYKNAIIATKQFLKSDPSIIVLEADKGNVTVMMKREDYDAKMEALIGDQSTYSSLARDPTNGFQTKNNEFAKRLADLKLINRATELKLKTYKATAPCIYGTPKAHKVGLPLRPVVPCMTSPSYELSKYIGRILQASINSKYNVKDSFEFCDFINNVVLPPDHILVSFDVVSLFTCIPRDLVLRNIIYNWDAIKKNTNINLDMFLEIVNFCMSCSYFRFKNKFYQQTYGTAMGNPVSSPIADFVMESLLDNVTRTLDFQIPILRKYVDDLLLALPREHVEQVREKFNQYHPKIQFTVEIESDYRLPYLDLILIRQPDQSIKTEWYRKAIASGRFLNFRSTHNTRLKINTALNFIKRVKIFSTNISPDAALKLIHENLKLNDYPTALINRLVQKANETDTTSQNTQDTPTQHYRSILNIDGLTANIVRSLKTDYPQVRIGTTQQHTIRSLLPVVKDPIQPIDRSNVVYNIPCAGASDRNETCSKVYVGQTSYKLRTRMSKHKCDVTKLNRIIASGSTASDPAIRELRQSAVVEHCFNQGHMFDFDKATVLDSSNKHRRHLEVLEMCYIQSTPNTVNIQNDTDGRAISYGGVFHTLSRTAHKHSSAPVSGYEEETQTTITNCESSG; this is encoded by the coding sequence ATGGCTAACTTTTACACCCAGATTGACCACGAATACGGCACCGAAGCAAAACATTCACTAAAGATGTTCGCCAACCTGAACCGAAAAATGGGAAATATGACAACTAGGAAAGACTTCCTAATAAGATGCCGACAAACAGGTATGTTTCCCCCACACATCACAGACGTTTTTCGATGTGTCTTTGCGCTGTTTGAAGACAACAGCCCCTACCTGAACGAGCTCGACAGGCAGGTCAACCGGTTCAAGAGAGCGATATTGAATTTGGAAATCAAACATACGTTCTATAAAATGAAACAGATCGCCAACAGCATAACAGATACACGCAGTAACATAAAACGGTTCATCCCAGATTATGAAAGCGACCGTTTCTTCGCCAAACAGAACGCTTTCCAACAAATTCATCAGCAAAAACGCGCGGCCCAAACTGACCGTAAATATCGAAAGATTACGGACAGAtcgataaaatcccttgagcagAAAATGCCATCACATAACCTCCGGGCGTTTCACAACAGCACCATGATAGAGGTGCCCCAACCTGTTCAACTCTTACTCAGTCTGGGATCCAAGTTCGCTCTACCGCCCCCAATCACAACACCAAAAACATTTTATCATCTAATAGCAGATATTGAAGGAATAATCGAAACGACAGAAGATGAAGATGTCAAGATCCGCAACCGTAGCGCAGCGGCTAACAAAATAATTAACCACATccacacgcagaaaaatagaacACGATGCAGTCCTTCAGATAAGTTCTACAAAAACGCTATTATTGCCACAAAACAATTCCTAAAATCTGATCCGAGCATCATCGTACTCGAAGCCGACAAAGGTAACGTAACAGTAATGATGAAACGCGAAGATTACGATGCAAAGATGGAAGCACTAATCGGGGACCAAAGCACATATTCAAGCCTAGCTCGCGATCCTACAAACGGTTTTCAAACTAAGAACAACGAGTTCGCAAAAAGGTTagcagatttaaaattaatcaacagGGCAACAGAATTAAAGCTAAAAACGTACAAAGCAACCGCCCCTTGCATCTACGGGACACCCAAGGCACACAAAGTAGGCTTGCCATTAAGACCAGTAGTACCATGCATGACGTCACCATCTTATGAATTGTCCAAATATATAGGACGAATACTCCAAGCATCGATCAACAGCAAATACAACGTCAAAGATTCGTTTGAGTTCTGCGATTTCATCAACAATGTTGTACTCCCACCGGATCACATCCTCGTTTCTTTCGATGTTGTTTCGCTTTTCACCTGTATCCCCCGAGACCTAGTTCTCCGCAACATCATCTACAACTGGGACGCGATAAAGAAGAACACGAACATAAATTTGGATATGTTCCTCGAAATCGTTAACTTCTGCATGAGCTGCAGTTacttcagatttaaaaataaattctaccagCAAACATACGGAACGGCGATGGGCAATCCTGTGTCTAGCCCGATAGCTGACTTTGTGATGGAATCACTTTTAGACAATGTCACACGGACACTCGATTTCCAGATCCCGATCCTAAGGAAATATGTTGATGACCTACTGCTAGCCCTACCAAGAGAACATGTCGAACAGGTAAgagaaaaattcaatcaataccACCCGAAAATCCAATTTACGGTCGAGATAGAGTCAGATTATCGCCTCCCGTACTTGGATCTGATATTGATCAGGCAGCCAGACCAATCAATAAAAACCGAGTGGTATCGAAAAGCGATAGCGTCGGGTCgctttttgaatttcagatcGACTCACAACACACGGCTCAAAATCAACACGGCTCTGAACTTCATAAAACGTGTGAAAATCTTTTCGACAAACATTTCCCCCGATGCCGCACTTAAGTTGatccatgaaaatttgaagttaaacgATTACCCTACAGCGTTAATAAATAGATTAGTGCAGAAAGCGAACGAAACCGACACCACCAGCCAAAACACACAAGATACACCCACACAACATTACCGATCCATACTGAACATCGACGGCCTAACTGCGAACATAGTTCGTTCACTGAAAACAGACTATCCGCAAGTACGCATCGGCACCACGCAACAACACACAATACGCAGCCTACTGCCTGTGGTTAAGGATCCGATACAACCGATCGATCGTTCCAATGTGGTATACAACATCCCGTGCGCAGGCGCATCCGACCGTAACGAGACATGCTCAAAAGTTTATGTTGGGCAAACTAGCTACAAACTTCGTACTAGAATGTCCAAGCATAAATGCGACGTCACCAAATTGAACCGAATCATCGCCTCAGGGTCCACAGCATCAGACCCAGCCATCAGAGAGCTACGACAATCGGCCGTTGTTGAACATTGCTTCAACCAGGGACACATGTTCGACTTCGACAAAGCCACCGTTCTCGATAGCTCCAACAAGCACCGCCGGCATCTAGAGGTACTCGAAATGTGCTATATTCAAAGCACTCCGAATACCGTAAATATACAGAACGACACAGACGGAAGAGCGATCTCCTACGGCGGAGTGTTCCACACACTCTCTCGGACTGCTCACAAGCACTCATCGGCGCCGGTTTCTGGCTATGAAGAAGAAAcccaaacaacaataacaaactgTGAGTCGAGTGGATAA
- the LOC129742573 gene encoding uncharacterized protein LOC129742573: MDAVEAEGSYLSQEELLAAENTLFWIAQQQSYPGRRHLDSDEVFTRTRTVSIVSQSMANYTTFRHTSTKNFVLRVDSRVGVAKKRRHDKFLHTNFEIEVNELRQSFHISKIGATVKKLIRQCQHCKVYRCKAQVPRMGPLPVARLASFERPFSYVGLDLFGPILVKRGRSSVKRWVALFTCLTIRAIHVEVVHSLTTESCIMSIRRFIVRRGASLEIHSDNGTNFRDEATFYNNKSERTQHMGGSWERMVRSVKTAMEKSLCAGRKLDDEGLNTFVVEAAGVVNSRPLMYLPLDSEEAESLTPNHFLLDSSNGVKQPSKQFVDGAVAL, from the exons ATGGATGCTGTCGAAGCAGAAGGTAGCTACCTGAGCCAGGAGGAATTGTTAGCAGCTGAAAACACACTGTTCTGGATAGCGCAACAGCAATCGTATCCGGGGCGAAGGCATCTAGACTCCGATGAGGTCTTCACCAGAACTCGAACCGTCAGCATTGTCTCTCAAAGCATGGCGAACTACACCACATTTCGCCATACCTCGACAAAAAACTTTGTCCTCAGAGTGGATAGCCGAGTTGGAGTAGCAAAAAAACGTCGTCATGACA AGTTCCTGCATACCAACTTTGAAATTGAAGTGAACGAGCTTCGCCAGTCCTTCCACATTTCGAAGATTGGAGCAACGGTCAAGAAATTAATCCGCCAGTGTCAACATTGCAAGGTATACAGGTGCAAAGCACAGGTACCTAGGATGGGTCCTCTGCCCGTAGCGCGGCTTGCATCGTTCGAACGTCCATTCAGCTACGTCGGTTTAGACCTGTTTGGTCCAATCCTGGTCAAGAGAGGTAGAAGTTCGGTTAAACGCTGGGTGGCTCTTTTTACCTGCTTAACAATTAGAGCCATTCACGTCGAAGTAGTCCACAGCCTCACAACAGAATCCTGCATTATGAGCATTCGACGCTTTATTGTTCGACGAGGGGCATCACTGGAAATCCATTCGGATAACGGAACCAACTTCCGTGACGAGGCAACATTCTACAACAACAAATCGGAGA GAACGCAGCACATGGGTGGGAGCTGGGAGCGTATGGTACGCTCAGTGAAAACGGCCATGGAGAAAAGCTTGTGCGCGGGGCGGAAGCTGGACGACGAAGGCCTGAATACATTTGTGGTAGAAGCTGCAGGAGTCGTCAACTCCCGACCTCTGATGTACCTACCATTGGATAGCGAGGAAGCTGAATCCCTGACGCCCAACCACTTTTTGCTAGACAGTTCGAACGGCGTAAAGCAACCGAGCAAACAGTTTGTGGATGGAGCTGTAGCCCTGTAG